The Mycobacteriales bacterium genome segment ACGTCCCGACCGACGCGACCGCTACGAGCATGAACGGGTCCAACTGGTGGTGGCGTCCGTCCGACCGCGAAGACCACCAGCCCCAGCCCCCCGCGAGCAACGGCGACCTTAGGAACGTGCTGCCGACCCCGCCCACGCAACGGCATCACGGGCAGACGGACTGCCGCGGCTGGCTGCTCTGCCCGGGTGGCGACGCGGGCGGTTCGGCGTACCGCTGACGCGCGACACGTTCAGGAACACTTCAGGAAGCCGCGACACTGTCGTCGCGTGCGCAGGTGGCTCATCACGGGCGCGCTCGCGATCCTGCTCATCGCCGGGGGTGTCGTCTGGTCGGTGCAGGGGGGCAGCGCCTCGACGACGAAGTACCTCACCGCCATGGTTGCTCGCGGCACCGTCGCGCAGACCGTGGCGGCGGTCGGCACCGTGCAGCCGGCGACGACGCTGTCGCTGGACTTCTCCGGCGCGAGCCTGTCCTCGGGATCGGGGAGCGGCGGTAGCGGCAGCGGCGCGTCGGGGCGAAACGTCAGCAGCGGCGCCACCACGGTCACCTCGGTGACGGCTACCGCCGGTGAGCAGGTCTCCGCCGGCGTGACGCTGGCACGGCTCGACGACAGCGCGGCGCAGGCGCAGCTGGCCAGCGCCCAGGCACAGCTGGCAGCCGCGCAGGCCCGTGTCGCAGCCGAGCCGGCCGGCACGAGCGGCGCGACCGCGGACGCCGACGCCGCCTCGGTCGCGCAGGCCGAGCAGCAGGTGCAGTCCGCCCGGTCCGCCGTCGACGCGACCGTGCTCAAGGCCCCGGTCGACGGCACGATCACCGCCGTCAACCTGACCGCCGGGCTGCCGCCGACGTCGCCGGCCATCACGATGAGCTCGGGCGCTCTCGGCGTGGTCGCGGCCGTCTCCGAGGACGACATCGTCGACCTGCAGCCCGGGCAGAAGGCGACGGTCACGTTCCCCGCGCTGGCGACGTCGACGACCGGGACCGTGGGCGCACTGCCGAGCGCGGCGACCACGTCGACGACCGGGTCCGGGTCGGGCGCGGTGACGTTCCCGGTCACGGTGAACCTGCCGCAGCCGCCGGCACACCTGCTCCCCGGCATGAGCGCGCAGATCAGCATCGTCATCAGCGAGCGCGACAACGTGCTCGAGGTGCCGACGTCGGCGATCCAGGGCAGCACCGACGCGCCGACCGTGCAGGTCATGGCCGACGGGCGGCCCGACAGCCGGCCGGTCGAGATCGGGTTGTCGACCAACGGGATGACCGAGGTGATCTCGGGTCTGGCCGCCGGGGACGTGGTCGTCACCGGCGTGGTCAACCCGACGAGCACGACGACGGTCACGCCGGGCAGCGGCATCGGCGGCGGTCTCGGCGGAACGGGCGGCGGCTTCCGCGCGCGGCTGGGCGGGACGGGCGGTGGGGGCTTCGGAGGCTTCCGCGGCGGGGGCGGCGGGGGCACCGGCGGCGCGGGTGGTGCCGGCGGCACCGGTGGCTGACCCGGTGGCTGACCGGGTGACCGGTCCGGAGCAGGCCCGCGTGCTGCTCGACATCCGCGACGTGACCCGGGTCTACCGGCTGGGCGCCAACGAGGTCTGGGCACTGCGCGGGGTGACTTTCGCCGTGGGCGTCGGGGAGAACGTCGCAATCATGGGCCCTTCCGGCTCCGGCAAGTCGACGCTGCTGCACATCCTCGGCCTGCTCGACCGACCGTCGGGGGGCTCCTACTCATTCCTCGGCGTACCGACGTCGACGCTGTCCGACGACAACCAGGCACGGCTGCGCAACCGGGCGATCGGGTTCGTCTTCCAGAGCTTCAACCTGGTGGCGGGTGAGTCGGCGCTCGACAACGTCGCCGCTCCTCTGGTCTACGCCGGCGTCAAGCGGCGGGAGCGACTCGAGCGCGCGGCGGCGGCGCTGCAGCGCGTCGGCCTCGGCGACCGAATGCGGCACGACCCGTCGCAGCTTTCGGGCGGCCAGCGCCAGCGGGTGGCGATCGCGCGCGCACTCGTCACCGATCCCCCGCTGCTGCTCGCGGACGAGCCCACCGGCAACCTCGACTCGTCGGCCAGCCGCGAGATCCTCCACGTGCTGCACGAGCTGCACGCCCGCGGGCTGACCGTCATCACGATCACGCACGACGCCGACATCGCCGCGCAGGCGCAGCGGGTGCTGCACATCGCGGACGGGCGAGTCGTCGCCGAGGACCTCGCCGGGGCACTGCGGTGAGCTATCTGGAGGCGTTGCGGCTGGCGCTGCGCCGGCTGCGCAGCAACCGGCTCCGCACGGCACTCACCGCCCTCGGCGTCATCATCGGCGTCGGGGCGCTGGTCGCCCTGCTCGCCGTCGGGCAGGGCACGAAGCAGCAGCTGACGAGCCGCATCGCGAGCCTC includes the following:
- a CDS encoding efflux RND transporter periplasmic adaptor subunit, giving the protein MRRWLITGALAILLIAGGVVWSVQGGSASTTKYLTAMVARGTVAQTVAAVGTVQPATTLSLDFSGASLSSGSGSGGSGSGASGRNVSSGATTVTSVTATAGEQVSAGVTLARLDDSAAQAQLASAQAQLAAAQARVAAEPAGTSGATADADAASVAQAEQQVQSARSAVDATVLKAPVDGTITAVNLTAGLPPTSPAITMSSGALGVVAAVSEDDIVDLQPGQKATVTFPALATSTTGTVGALPSAATTSTTGSGSGAVTFPVTVNLPQPPAHLLPGMSAQISIVISERDNVLEVPTSAIQGSTDAPTVQVMADGRPDSRPVEIGLSTNGMTEVISGLAAGDVVVTGVVNPTSTTTVTPGSGIGGGLGGTGGGFRARLGGTGGGGFGGFRGGGGGGTGGAGGAGGTGG
- a CDS encoding ABC transporter ATP-binding protein; its protein translation is MADRVTGPEQARVLLDIRDVTRVYRLGANEVWALRGVTFAVGVGENVAIMGPSGSGKSTLLHILGLLDRPSGGSYSFLGVPTSTLSDDNQARLRNRAIGFVFQSFNLVAGESALDNVAAPLVYAGVKRRERLERAAAALQRVGLGDRMRHDPSQLSGGQRQRVAIARALVTDPPLLLADEPTGNLDSSASREILHVLHELHARGLTVITITHDADIAAQAQRVLHIADGRVVAEDLAGALR